The following DNA comes from Frankia casuarinae.
ACGGCGCGCCGTACCTGTCCGCGCAGTCCTTCCCGAACGGTGTCCGGGCGACCACCGTTCCGTCGTCCCACTGACACATCAGTGCGGACTCGACCTCGACCGCGATCTCCCGCAGGGCATCCGCCAAGCCCAATCGGTGCAACAGCCGCACCGCGCTCGGCGCGAGCTGCACTCCCGCGCCGATCTCGCCGGACAGTTCCGCCTGCTCGAACAGGACGCTAGGTACGCCACTATCCGCCAACATCAACGCCAGGGTCACGCCTGCTATCCCGGCACCAAGAATTCCGACTCGAGGCCCACTGTTTTTCATCGCGATCCCATTCGTCGATCCATGTAAGGGCCGCCAGGACCTATTTTTCGATGCAGAACTCGTCGATCGGGTAGCCGACGTGCCGGTCTTCGACCGGCAGGTATCCGAGCACCTTTGTACCCGGTTGGAGCTCGGTGACGTTGATGACCACGCCGCCCGGCCCGAGAACCCGCACGTGCCAATCGTCCTGGACGATGAGATCTGCCACTCGGCCGGACGGGGACTTCGCGGTGATCATTCGAAGAGGTCGCGTCTCGATCTTGATCCGGCCGACGGTCACCGGCCGAGCGCGGCCGTCCGCGTCGACGGCCAGCACTCTTCCGCCCGCCTGTAGCTCGCTGAGGTAGTTGGTGCGGCCGGCCATCGACATCGTGTAGGAATGAACCGCGCCGGCGTTTACCCGAAACGGCCGTGTCGGCATGTAGGGCAGTGGATGCGTCTCGCTGCACGCAAGGATCATTCCCTTGGAGTGTGAGCCCACTAGGATTCCCTCGTTCTCGCCGAACATGCTGCAGGTGTCGACGCAGGCCCGCTCGCCCATTCCCACATGACTGGTCTCGATGACTTCCAGTTCCTCGAGCTGGAGCGAGAAGGAACCCCCGGCGGCCACGGCCTTAAGCGCGGACAACTCGCCGACAGCCTTCGGCGCCAGCATGATGCCGTCGGCGCCACGCTCCAGGCAGCCGAGCACGACGTTGGCCTCGTCCGTGTCGTGAACAACGGTGATCACGCTGCCCTGGGACTTGTGCGCCGCGGCCAGGACGATCTCCAGCGGGATCTTCGTCTCGTCGCGGAACCGGAGGACGGTCCACGCCCATTCCTGGGCGGCTGCGCAGGCGGCATCGAGCGTCTGCGCATCGGTCACCTCGAGATACCTGCCGAACTCGACGTGCGGGTAGGTAGCTGACAGCTCGTGAATCCGCTCCCGTTCGGCATCGAGGATGACGACATCAACGCCGTCCAGGTCTTCGCCCAGGGAGCCGTCCTTGGTCAGCAGAACCTTCTTGACCGTCGGCGGCAACGTGGACAGGTTGGCGGGATCGTCGGAGACGACGGCGTCGACCCTCTGGTGAATCGCCTCCTCCGCGACCGCGGTCAAGAGCGGTCCAGCGCCATGGATCTCAACCCAGTACAGTTTCATGGACATTCTCCCACCGTCCGTATCCGTCTTTTTTCAGCCGACCGCGCCGCTATGCTGCACCCTCGGCTGCTTCCTGGCAACCTCAAGCGGATCGTGCACGATCTGGGCGATTCGACGCGCCATCGCGCAGGGGTCGGGGGCCTGAAAGACATTCCGGCCGATCGCGACACCGCCGACCCCGGACCGCATCGCCGCCGCGAGTTCGGCGAGGTATTCTTCGGGTTCCATTGAGGAGCCACCCGCCACGACCGTCGGGATCGGTGAGGCGGCCACCACGTCGCGTAGCTCGTCGGTCGAGCCGAGGCGAGGAATCTTGACTATGTCCGCACCGAGGTCCGCGGCCAGCACAGCCGCGTGCATGCACAACTCCGCGTTGGGCGGGTCAGCGATCCTCGGGCCCCGCGGATACATCATGGCGAGCAGGGGAACGCCCCACCGGTCACAGGAGTCCGCCACCGCCGCCAAGTCCGCGATCTGACGGCTCTCCTGTGCCGAACCCAGGTTCACGTGGACGCTGACGGCGTCGGCCCCCAGACGAAGCGCCTCTTCGACGCTCGCCACCAGGATCTTCGCGTCGGGGTCCGGAGCGTGTCTGGTGCTGGCTGAAAGTTGCACGATCAACGACATGTGGTCGAAGCGGACGGCGTTTAGGTACCGCAGGCTTCCTTTGTGCAGTACAACCGCGTCGACGGCGCCGCGGGAGATTCCCTCGATCAGCTCATCAAGTGAGCGACGTCGGCTGAGTGGACCGTCGGTGACGGAGTGGTCCAGCGGCACCATAAACAGACGGCCACGGTGGTGACGATACAGCCTCCGAAGCCGAACGAGCCGCGAGAACGGGTAGTTGGGCATGCCGTACCTCGTTTTTCATCGATCCGATGAGTGCGCCTCGAGCCCTCGGCCGAGCACCAGCGCGTCATGTATGGTCAGCGCCAGCCGACGCATCCCGCCCCTGGGGACCAGGATGGATATACGTCGCTCCGAGATAGCGATCCACGGACTGCGGATCCCGTGCGTCGAAAGAATCTCGGCCAGCGTTTCGATGACCGCGCCGCACAGGTTCATCCTGGTTCCGACCAGCGATAGCCGCCCCAGATCATCACGCAGTTCCACAGTGCCGCCGGCCTGGCGTGCGATATGCGCCAGGTCGATCTGCCTGGCCGGGCTGCTGGTGAATCCAAGCGTGCTTCCATGCGTCGAGTCGGCCAGCGCGAAGAGATCGGCCGGCGCGACTTTCGCCGACGCCATTCGCGCGAGCGCGGCCCAGGAGTCGAGAGGTTCGCCGCGGCCGCGCATCATGACGAGCGTGGTGTCCTCGTCCTGGGTGACCGCCGCGACGACGCCGTCAGATTCCAGCGGGTTTCCCGGCACGACCTCGACGACCGTGCCTGGATTCGTCCCGAGCGAGTTCCGGACCTGGACCGGGATTCTCCTCGTGGCGGCCAGGTCCACCGCGCGCGGATGGAGGATGCCAGCGCCGGTGTGCGCCATCTCGTGCATGAGGGGCGCCGGTACGGTGGGAAGCAGCCGTGCCCGCGGAACCAGCCTCGGGTCGGCGGTGTAGACACCGTCGACGTCGGTGTAGATCTCGCAGGTAGCGCCCAGGGCCGCTGCCAGCGCGACGGCGGTGGTATCCGAGCCGCCTCGCCCGAGGGTTCGCACGTCGCCGCTGGCGTCGACTCCCTGGAAGCCTGCGACGACGACAACCTTGCCCTCCTCGAGACTCGTTCTGAGCCGGTCCGGAGTCACCGAATGGACAGCAGCGGAGCCGAACTCTCCGCTGACCTGTATGCCGGCCTGCCCGCCGGTCATGGACACCGCGGGCTGGCCGAGCTCCCGCAGGGCGAGCGCCGTGGTCGCCGCCGACACGACCTCGCCGGTCGAGACCAGTTGGTCGGACTCCCGGCTGCGCCAGTGCCCGCCGAGCGCGCGAGCCTCGCCGAGCAGCTCGTCGGTAGTCCTGCCGCGGGCGGACACTACGACGACGACCTGCTTTCCCGCCGCCGCAGTGTCGACCACCCGTCGCGCTACGCCGCGAATCTTCTCGATCGTCGCGAGTGAGCTGCCACCGTATTTCTGTACGATAATCGCCATCTTCTCCACCTTCTGATGCTCGGCGGCCGCACAGGAATCCGGCGTGCTGGAAACAGTTCACCCCGGCGCTATGCGGCGTACATCAGCGGACGGATTTCACCCGTTCTTCGGCCAGCTGCACGATCTCTTCGCCGATCTTCGTGCGCAGATCCGACTGGAGTGAGCTGAACCCGGGGCAAGCGTTGACCTCCAGGACCATCGCCTGACCGTCGCTCTCGATGATGTCGACACCGGCCATGCTCAGCTCCATGGCCGCTGCGGCACGAAGCGCGAGGTCCACCATCTCCGGCTTCGGATCGACCATCTCGTTCCGGAGTCGCTTTACCCGCGGCGTGCAGCAGGCGCAGTACTCCTCGTCGTCCTCGGCGTGGTAGACCCACTTGTGACCGTGGTTCGGCTTCCAGCCGTCATCGCCGGTGACCTGGTTGAAGGAGACCGACGGTTGGTCCCCGATCGTCGTCACCCGCAGCACCCCGGAATGGGGGAAGTACGGCTGGCAGAGAAGGGTCCCGTACGTCTTCAGCAGGTCACCGACCTTCAGCCTTCCCTTCTCGTCGTCGCCGTCGAGGAATCGCTCGACATCGTGACCGCCGAAGCCGATCGAGGGCTTGACGACGGTCGAGCCCCATTCGGCGCAGGCCGCCTCAAAGTCGGCGATGCTGGAGCAGGACCTGGTGGGCTGGGTCGGCACTCCGACTTGCGTGAGCCGGTGGATCATCGCGAACTTGCTGACCGACCGGATGTGCGGCGTCGCGGAGTCGAGCATCACCAGGTCGGGCACGCTGGACAGCAGGTAGAGCGCCTCCGCGGTGCCGCGCCACTGATAACCGAGGTGGGCGCGTGAGACGTACGTATTCGGAAATCCCGTTGGGGCATGATCGTGGGCGGCGTGACCGTGGGGCACTCCGCTGGGGTCTCGGGGGTCGGGGTCAGCCGGGAGGCTGTTGCCAGGTGGTGAGGTCCTCGGGGCTGGCGGCCCAGGGCAGGAACCGGTCGAGGTCGGCGCCGGTCGGCGGCTTGCCGCCGGCCCGGCCGCAGGCGTCGAGGTAGTTCTCCAGGTAGGTCAGCAGGTTCAGGTTGTGCATCGCGGCGGTCGCGGTGACCGTGAAGATCGTGGCGGCGTGGCGGGCGGTGTCCTCGGTGCGGGAGCCGCCGGCGTTGCGCCGGGTCACGACCGGGCCCCTGATCGCCCTTTCCGCCGGGTTGTTGTCCATGCCGATCATGGGGTAGTCGCGGTGGGCGACCAGCCCGTCCCATTCCCGGTCCAGGGTCGCGAGCGCCTTGCGCGCGGGTTCCTGCAGGCCGGGCGAGGCCGTCTGCTCGCGGCGAACCGTGTCGATCACGGTGATCGCGGTGTCCCAGCCGGCGTACGCGGCGGCGAGCCGCTTCTCGGTGGCCGGCGACGGGGCCGCGGCGGCGGTGTGCCAGGCGGCGGCGAGCTCGCCGTGCGCGGTGTAGAGCGCGCGGATCCGCTCGACCCACTGGCGGGCCCAGATCCCGAGCTGGGCGGGGTTCGCGTCGCCGGCCCGCACGAAGTACCGCCGCGCGTGCGCCCAGCAGTACAGGTTGACCAGGCCATCGGCGCGGCGGCCGGCGGAGACGTACACGGTGTAGAAGTCCGACGACAGCACGAGGCGGCGCGGTCCGCCGTCGGCGTCGTCGGTCAGCTGGCCGCTGTCCGGGTCGAGGCCGACGTGTTCGGCGAGCACCGCCGTCGAGCGGGTCGCGTCCATCACGAAACAGACGCTGTCCGGCCCCAGGAACACCCACAGCCACCAGCGGGCCGGCCCGCCGCCGCCGGTCGGGGTGAACACCCGCCAGGTCGTCTCGTCGGCGTGCAGGTGCCACGACCCCCGCGACCGCCCGACGATCTGCTCGGCGAGTGGGGCGAGCAGGCCCGCGACCTGGGCGCACGCCCCGGTCAGCGTCGCCGGCGAGAGCTGGGCGCCGTGCCGGGCCAACCCGGTGACCAGCGAGTTCTGCGAACGGCCCGCGACATAGCGCTCCACGATCAGCATCGCGAGGAACCGGTGCGTGAACAGGCCCTTCCCGATCGCCTTCGACGGTCCCGGCGCGGTCACCGTCAACGACCCGCCACAGCGGCAGCCCCGCCGATACCGGCGCCGCCTCGACACCCGAACCCGCACCGTCACCAGCCAGTCGAGCTGCTCGACGACATGCTCGCCCCACGGCGTGAACGGCTGCCCACACGACAGGCAGCCATAGCCCCCGCCCTCGAAGTCGCAGTCGACCTCGTCGCGGGACAGATGGTCGTAGCTCCGCCGGCCCGAGCGCGCGCCCGGCCCCCGCCGCCGGCCTGCCGACCCGGCGGCCTCGCCCCGCGCCCCGTCGCCACAACCGTCCCCGCCATCCGGCGAACCCACGGCCGGCGACCCGCCGCACTCCCGTTCCGACGACCGGCCGAACAGCATCCGCCGCAACGTCGCCAGCTCCGCCTGCAACGCCTCGAGCTGGAGACGCAGCTCCACCACCTCGGCCTCACGCGTCGCCTCCCGCGCGACCAGCCCGGCGATGTCCGTCAACAGCTCCGCGACCCGGGCCCGCAGCCAGGCGTTCTCCGCCAGCAGCGCCGCGCCCTCGGCAACCTCACCGCTCGCGGCAGCGCCCGCCCCCGACTCGACAACCGTCACGCACCGCAGCAAACCACCCCGACCGGCAGAACATCACCCACCACGACCATCAGGCCACACCCAGCCCCGAAGGCCGTCACCCCAAAAGATCAACAACGGGACTTCCGAATACGTACCGTGAGACGATCACGTCGAAGGTCGACGCCGCCTCGCCGCGGATCTGAGGCACGCCGCCTCCGGAGACCGCCGCGCAGGTGATGTCGTTGATTCCGAAGAAGACGGAATCATGCCCCCGGTCATGCGCCACCTGGGTGATGATGAGCGACTCGAGCTCATCTTCATCCTCGCATTCCCACGCCAGGATGCCAATCTTCACCGTGCATCACTTCCTCACTGCCAGAATGGGTTCGAACATTTTCTAGATCCGTGCGTTCAGCTGGTCAGCGCCTGCGCGGCCGACGGGCGGCCGGCGCTCTCGCGGAATCGGAGCCGACCGGGTGACGTGGCCGGCGGCGCAGCCCAGGACCTCACCAGCGGCGCCCGCGCGTTCTCGCGAGCTGCGTGTCCACGGCGGTGACGGTCCGCGCGAGGCGTCGCACAAGCTCGGCGAGCTCGGCGTCCTCGATCGTCAGCGACGGCGCGACCAGGAGAGCCTGGGTCCAGTGGTTCACGCCAGCGGGATAGACCACCAGTCCGAACTCGCGCGCCGCCCGACAGATCGTCGCGGCGAGTGGCGCCCGGGCGTGGGCGCCGGCGGCCTGACGCACCGGCAGCCCAAGCAGGAGGCCACGGCCACGGGGCTGGTCGAGGAAACCGACCTTCCCGGTGACCTCTTCTTCAAGGCGACGACGCAGCTCCGCCCCGATTCGCTCGGCCCGCTCGGGAAGGCGCTGTTGCTCGGTCACCCGCAGGACGGCGAGCGCCACGGCCGCAGACAGGGGGTTACCGCTCATTGTGTGCCCCAGAGCGAGGTCGGAGGCCGATCTGCCCGGCAGGACGGACGCGCCGACGAGGACCGCTCCGATCGGCGTGTAGCCGCCGCTCAGCCCCTTGCCCGTGACGACCAGGTCGGGAGTGACGCCGGAGCGCTGATAGCCGAACCAGTCGCCGGTCCGCCCGAAGCCGGTCATAACCTCGTCCATCACCAGGAGCGCGCCACTCGCGCTGGTCAGTTCGCGGAGCCGCCGGAGCACGTCGTCACGCAGAACCGCCGCACCTCCCGCGGCGCCGCTCACCGGTTCCACGAGGACGGCGGCGATCCGCTCCGGCCCGATCCGGCCGAAGGCCTCCTCCCAGGCCGACGTGGCCGGCAGCGGATCTGCGGCGGGATCGTCGGACGTGACCGGGACCGTCGACACGCCCGTCGAGACCAG
Coding sequences within:
- a CDS encoding 3-dehydroquinate synthase II family protein: MKLYWVEIHGAGPLLTAVAEEAIHQRVDAVVSDDPANLSTLPPTVKKVLLTKDGSLGEDLDGVDVVILDAERERIHELSATYPHVEFGRYLEVTDAQTLDAACAAAQEWAWTVLRFRDETKIPLEIVLAAAHKSQGSVITVVHDTDEANVVLGCLERGADGIMLAPKAVGELSALKAVAAGGSFSLQLEELEVIETSHVGMGERACVDTCSMFGENEGILVGSHSKGMILACSETHPLPYMPTRPFRVNAGAVHSYTMSMAGRTNYLSELQAGGRVLAVDADGRARPVTVGRIKIETRPLRMITAKSPSGRVADLIVQDDWHVRVLGPGGVVINVTELQPGTKVLGYLPVEDRHVGYPIDEFCIEK
- a CDS encoding 2-amino-3,7-dideoxy-D-threo-hept-6-ulosonate synthase, producing the protein MPNYPFSRLVRLRRLYRHHRGRLFMVPLDHSVTDGPLSRRRSLDELIEGISRGAVDAVVLHKGSLRYLNAVRFDHMSLIVQLSASTRHAPDPDAKILVASVEEALRLGADAVSVHVNLGSAQESRQIADLAAVADSCDRWGVPLLAMMYPRGPRIADPPNAELCMHAAVLAADLGADIVKIPRLGSTDELRDVVAASPIPTVVAGGSSMEPEEYLAELAAAMRSGVGGVAIGRNVFQAPDPCAMARRIAQIVHDPLEVARKQPRVQHSGAVG
- a CDS encoding aspartate kinase, with the translated sequence MAIIVQKYGGSSLATIEKIRGVARRVVDTAAAGKQVVVVVSARGRTTDELLGEARALGGHWRSRESDQLVSTGEVVSAATTALALRELGQPAVSMTGGQAGIQVSGEFGSAAVHSVTPDRLRTSLEEGKVVVVAGFQGVDASGDVRTLGRGGSDTTAVALAAALGATCEIYTDVDGVYTADPRLVPRARLLPTVPAPLMHEMAHTGAGILHPRAVDLAATRRIPVQVRNSLGTNPGTVVEVVPGNPLESDGVVAAVTQDEDTTLVMMRGRGEPLDSWAALARMASAKVAPADLFALADSTHGSTLGFTSSPARQIDLAHIARQAGGTVELRDDLGRLSLVGTRMNLCGAVIETLAEILSTHGIRSPWIAISERRISILVPRGGMRRLALTIHDALVLGRGLEAHSSDR
- a CDS encoding ATP-grasp domain-containing protein, whose protein sequence is MPHGHAAHDHAPTGFPNTYVSRAHLGYQWRGTAEALYLLSSVPDLVMLDSATPHIRSVSKFAMIHRLTQVGVPTQPTRSCSSIADFEAACAEWGSTVVKPSIGFGGHDVERFLDGDDEKGRLKVGDLLKTYGTLLCQPYFPHSGVLRVTTIGDQPSVSFNQVTGDDGWKPNHGHKWVYHAEDDEEYCACCTPRVKRLRNEMVDPKPEMVDLALRAAAAMELSMAGVDIIESDGQAMVLEVNACPGFSSLQSDLRTKIGEEIVQLAEERVKSVR
- a CDS encoding IS66 family transposase produces the protein MTVVESGAGAAASGEVAEGAALLAENAWLRARVAELLTDIAGLVAREATREAEVVELRLQLEALQAELATLRRMLFGRSSERECGGSPAVGSPDGGDGCGDGARGEAAGSAGRRRGPGARSGRRSYDHLSRDEVDCDFEGGGYGCLSCGQPFTPWGEHVVEQLDWLVTVRVRVSRRRRYRRGCRCGGSLTVTAPGPSKAIGKGLFTHRFLAMLIVERYVAGRSQNSLVTGLARHGAQLSPATLTGACAQVAGLLAPLAEQIVGRSRGSWHLHADETTWRVFTPTGGGGPARWWLWVFLGPDSVCFVMDATRSTAVLAEHVGLDPDSGQLTDDADGGPRRLVLSSDFYTVYVSAGRRADGLVNLYCWAHARRYFVRAGDANPAQLGIWARQWVERIRALYTAHGELAAAWHTAAAAPSPATEKRLAAAYAGWDTAITVIDTVRREQTASPGLQEPARKALATLDREWDGLVAHRDYPMIGMDNNPAERAIRGPVVTRRNAGGSRTEDTARHAATIFTVTATAAMHNLNLLTYLENYLDACGRAGGKPPTGADLDRFLPWAASPEDLTTWQQPPG
- a CDS encoding aspartate aminotransferase family protein, giving the protein MSAPTLPVGRQRLSSDLPVVAKAHGSRIYDEDGREFIDGSSGTICVNIGHGSTDVLAAMREQAELVTFAHRSQFTSRSVLALTEKILSIGGPGYREVVYTNSGSEATETALRLALFHHALAGSPERSIVLTQQPSYHGMTAGALSVSGHPPRREHLDALVSTGVSTVPVTSDDPAADPLPATSAWEEAFGRIGPERIAAVLVEPVSGAAGGAAVLRDDVLRRLRELTSASGALLVMDEVMTGFGRTGDWFGYQRSGVTPDLVVTGKGLSGGYTPIGAVLVGASVLPGRSASDLALGHTMSGNPLSAAVALAVLRVTEQQRLPERAERIGAELRRRLEEEVTGKVGFLDQPRGRGLLLGLPVRQAAGAHARAPLAATICRAAREFGLVVYPAGVNHWTQALLVAPSLTIEDAELAELVRRLARTVTAVDTQLARTRGRRW